The proteins below come from a single Polynucleobacter necessarius genomic window:
- a CDS encoding DUF3306 domain-containing protein yields the protein MRADSFTNSPEPKIEASEAPPLPTMEDVEKIDRFAPDFSAFMKLDVDPAVQQAALKKMFSDPHFNVMDRLDIYIDDYSKPDPLPAGMLERMVQSDMLSSFKPWLMAPMR from the coding sequence ATCCGTGCAGACTCCTTCACGAATAGCCCAGAACCAAAGATAGAAGCGTCAGAGGCCCCTCCCTTACCCACCATGGAGGACGTTGAAAAGATCGATCGTTTTGCACCGGATTTTTCTGCTTTTATGAAGCTGGATGTTGACCCCGCTGTACAGCAGGCCGCTTTAAAGAAAATGTTTTCGGATCCCCACTTCAATGTAATGGATAGGCTCGATATCTATATTGATGATTATTCCAAGCCCGATCCACTTCCTGCAGGCATGTTAGAGCGAATGGTGCAAAGTGACATGCTCAGCTCTTTCAAACCCTGGCTAATGGCACCGATGCGGTAA
- the apbC gene encoding iron-sulfur cluster carrier protein ApbC gives MSVTVEAVQAALKNVVDPNTHIDFVAAKNIKNLKVDDGDVSLDVVLGYPAKSQFDAIRKTVITALRELPGVKNVGVTVSSQIVAHVVQRGIKLLPGIKNIIAVASGKGGVGKSTTAVNLALALAAEGAQVGILDADIYGPSQPMMLGITGRPDSVEENTIEPMEGHGLQASSIGFLIEEDAPMVWRGPMVTSALEQLLRQTRWRDLDYLIVDMPPGTGDIQLTLSQKVPVTGFVIVTTPQDIALLDARKGLKMFEKVGVPIIGIIENMSTYVCPSCGHEEHVFGVGGGEKMCKEYGVEFLGALPLNLSIRKQADAGRPTVVADPDGAISNIYKAIARQVAIKVGSLAKDMSSKFPNIVVQNT, from the coding sequence GTGTCTGTAACTGTAGAGGCTGTTCAAGCCGCCTTAAAAAACGTCGTTGATCCCAATACCCACATTGATTTCGTTGCTGCAAAGAATATTAAAAATTTGAAAGTGGATGACGGCGATGTCTCTTTGGATGTTGTCTTAGGCTATCCCGCCAAAAGTCAATTTGATGCTATCCGCAAAACGGTAATTACTGCTTTGCGTGAATTACCGGGCGTGAAAAACGTGGGCGTGACCGTTAGCAGTCAAATTGTTGCTCATGTCGTTCAGCGTGGCATCAAGTTATTACCTGGTATTAAAAATATTATTGCCGTTGCCAGCGGCAAGGGTGGCGTAGGTAAATCGACAACAGCAGTCAACTTGGCGCTAGCGCTTGCGGCTGAAGGTGCGCAAGTGGGGATTTTGGATGCTGATATTTACGGACCCAGTCAACCGATGATGCTCGGCATTACTGGTCGCCCAGATTCTGTCGAGGAGAATACGATTGAGCCGATGGAAGGGCACGGACTTCAAGCAAGTTCTATCGGCTTTTTGATTGAAGAGGATGCGCCAATGGTGTGGCGTGGTCCGATGGTGACGTCTGCGCTAGAGCAGCTACTGCGTCAAACCCGTTGGCGTGATTTGGATTATTTGATTGTGGATATGCCACCGGGTACTGGTGATATTCAGTTGACCTTATCGCAAAAGGTTCCCGTAACAGGCTTTGTCATTGTGACTACGCCTCAAGATATTGCATTGCTAGATGCCCGCAAAGGCTTAAAGATGTTCGAAAAGGTTGGCGTGCCCATCATCGGCATTATTGAAAACATGAGCACCTATGTTTGCCCAAGTTGCGGGCATGAAGAGCATGTATTTGGAGTCGGTGGTGGCGAGAAAATGTGCAAAGAATACGGCGTTGAATTTTTGGGCGCGTTGCCATTAAATCTGTCGATTCGCAAGCAAGCGGATGCAGGGCGTCCAACGGTAGTTGCCGATCCAGATGGCGCCATTAGCAATATTTACAAGGCGATTGCGCGCCAAGTGGCGATCAAGGTAGGAAGTCTGGCAAAAGATATGAGCAGCAAGTTTCCAAACATTGTGGTTCAAAACACCTAA
- a CDS encoding inorganic phosphate transporter: MNGFHDAANSIATVVSTGVLKPQQAVIFAAFFNFLAIFIFHLSVAATVGKGIVHPDAVDLHVTFGALVGAIVWNVVTWYYGIPSSSSHALIGGLVGAALPKAGVDGLVWTEIIKTVSFIFISPMVGFLLGSLIMLLVSWVCRNATMAKTDRWFRRLQLVSASAYSLGHGGNDAQKTIGIIWLLLIITGYAEAGAKMPPTWTIISCYIAIALGTMFGGWRIVKTMGQKLTKLKPVGGFCAETGGAITLFAATAIGIPVSTTHTITGAIVGVGSTQRASAVRWGVAGNIVWAWIFTIPATALMSMLVYYLSLLIF, encoded by the coding sequence ATGAATGGATTTCATGATGCGGCGAATTCTATTGCAACGGTCGTATCAACTGGTGTTTTAAAGCCTCAACAAGCGGTGATCTTCGCTGCTTTCTTTAACTTCCTTGCAATTTTTATCTTTCATCTGAGTGTTGCGGCAACCGTTGGCAAGGGCATCGTTCATCCTGATGCGGTGGATTTGCATGTAACTTTTGGTGCGCTCGTTGGCGCTATTGTCTGGAATGTTGTGACTTGGTACTACGGTATTCCATCAAGCTCTTCTCATGCCTTGATTGGTGGCTTGGTTGGTGCAGCTCTGCCAAAAGCTGGAGTAGATGGCCTGGTTTGGACTGAAATCATCAAGACCGTTTCGTTTATTTTCATCTCCCCGATGGTTGGGTTTCTGCTGGGATCGTTGATCATGTTGCTGGTATCTTGGGTATGCAGAAACGCTACCATGGCAAAGACTGATCGCTGGTTCCGTCGATTACAGCTGGTATCGGCAAGTGCCTACAGCCTGGGTCACGGCGGAAACGATGCGCAAAAGACGATTGGCATTATCTGGTTGCTTTTGATTATTACGGGTTACGCTGAGGCGGGTGCAAAAATGCCGCCAACGTGGACCATTATTAGTTGCTATATAGCGATTGCATTGGGAACTATGTTTGGTGGCTGGCGCATTGTCAAAACAATGGGTCAGAAATTGACCAAGTTAAAGCCTGTTGGCGGATTTTGTGCCGAAACTGGTGGCGCCATTACCTTGTTTGCTGCAACTGCTATTGGGATTCCAGTCTCAACTACCCATACGATCACAGGGGCTATTGTAGGTGTGGGCTCGACTCAGCGCGCTAGCGCAGTTCGTTGGGGCGTAGCTGGAAATATTGTTTGGGCATGGATTTTCACTATCCCAGCAACAGCCCTGATGTCTATGCTCGTGTATTACCTAAGTTTGTTGATTTTCTGA
- a CDS encoding DUF47 domain-containing protein produces the protein MFFSKLMPHDGNFFELFNEHAGNIVVASESFLKFVEHYGDEALRAKYTQEVDKAEHACDDIVKEVHRRLHKTFITPIDRDQIFSLINTMDDVADLLQNGTEAMHLYDVKQMTPEMLQMAELCNQCCISMKNAVGTLKDISDPEVAKAALQTCDEIDHLESGADRLLSTAITRLFREDIEVRELIKCQRIYELLEEVTDKCEDVANLVEGIVLENF, from the coding sequence ATGTTTTTCAGTAAGTTAATGCCTCACGATGGTAATTTCTTTGAATTGTTCAATGAACATGCCGGAAATATCGTTGTCGCTTCAGAATCCTTTTTGAAGTTCGTTGAACACTACGGTGATGAAGCGCTGCGTGCGAAATATACCCAAGAGGTCGATAAAGCAGAGCATGCTTGTGACGATATTGTGAAAGAAGTTCATCGTCGTCTACACAAAACATTTATTACTCCAATCGATCGTGACCAGATTTTCTCGCTCATCAATACGATGGATGACGTCGCTGATTTACTGCAAAACGGTACCGAAGCTATGCATCTATACGATGTGAAGCAGATGACTCCGGAGATGTTGCAAATGGCGGAGTTGTGCAATCAATGTTGCATCAGTATGAAGAACGCAGTTGGCACGCTTAAGGACATTTCCGATCCTGAAGTAGCTAAGGCTGCTCTGCAGACTTGTGATGAGATTGATCATTTGGAATCGGGTGCGGATCGCTTGCTTTCTACTGCGATTACGCGGCTGTTCCGCGAAGATATTGAAGTGCGTGAGCTTATTAAGTGCCAACGCATCTATGAGTTGCTTGAGGAAGTAACCGATAAATGTGAAGACGTTGCCAACTTGGTTGAAGGCATCGTTCTTGAAAACTTTTAA
- a CDS encoding glycosyltransferase family 9 protein: MRTIDHWVGVPLCAIVSPVVALMDGVKNLFSRGPQTPKRLLFIELSEMGSAILVDPAMRNAQARGAEIFFLIFKSNRASLTLLNTVKPENIFTIDSSSLGSLIKDTLKFLIVARVRRIDTVIDLELFSRFTALLTGLCGARQRVGYHIFHSEGLWRGTMLTRKVHYNLHIHITKNFLSLIHAAFAKEIEVPFSKIHIPDSEVKLEQAVINPDMLKKVLSRIEQKASEAGIPFAYGKNRIILINPNASDLLPQRRWAQQRFSELIQAVHQHYPDDLILITGSPAEFVYVDKVRSVANVKNALNFAGQVTFAELPPLYTLSDVMVTNDSGPGHFSAVTPLRTVVLFGPETPALYGSVGNSIAITANLACSPCVSAANHRKTPCHDNVCMQAISVSQVLDNVVHQLQEADKAKGRQPE; the protein is encoded by the coding sequence ATGCGTACAATTGATCATTGGGTTGGAGTTCCCCTCTGCGCGATTGTCAGCCCTGTGGTGGCATTGATGGATGGCGTCAAGAATCTTTTTAGTCGTGGTCCACAAACACCGAAGCGCCTACTCTTCATTGAACTCTCCGAAATGGGTAGTGCCATCTTGGTAGACCCAGCAATGCGAAATGCACAAGCACGCGGCGCGGAGATTTTCTTTTTAATCTTTAAAAGTAATCGTGCTAGCCTCACGCTGTTAAACACGGTAAAGCCTGAAAATATTTTCACGATCGACTCATCGAGTTTGGGCAGTCTCATCAAAGATACCCTGAAATTTTTGATCGTTGCGCGTGTGCGTCGTATTGACACTGTGATCGATCTTGAACTCTTTTCGCGTTTTACTGCCTTGCTCACTGGCTTATGCGGCGCCCGTCAGCGGGTTGGTTATCACATCTTCCACAGTGAAGGCCTCTGGCGCGGCACTATGCTCACCCGCAAAGTACATTACAACCTGCATATTCATATCACGAAGAATTTTCTCTCACTGATTCATGCGGCGTTTGCTAAAGAGATCGAAGTTCCGTTTAGCAAAATTCATATTCCAGATTCCGAAGTCAAGCTTGAGCAAGCCGTCATTAATCCCGATATGCTCAAAAAAGTACTTTCTCGCATTGAACAAAAAGCATCCGAGGCCGGGATTCCATTTGCATATGGAAAAAATCGCATCATCCTGATTAATCCGAATGCTAGTGATCTCTTGCCGCAACGTCGCTGGGCACAACAACGTTTCTCGGAATTGATTCAAGCAGTTCACCAACACTACCCCGATGATTTAATTTTAATTACCGGATCACCCGCAGAGTTTGTGTATGTAGACAAAGTTCGCTCTGTCGCGAATGTCAAAAACGCACTGAACTTCGCCGGCCAGGTGACGTTTGCTGAATTACCACCCCTTTATACCCTCTCAGATGTGATGGTGACCAATGATTCCGGCCCAGGACACTTCTCTGCAGTAACCCCCCTGCGCACGGTTGTCCTTTTTGGACCAGAAACGCCAGCCTTGTATGGTTCAGTTGGCAACTCGATTGCTATTACCGCCAATCTTGCCTGTTCTCCATGTGTCAGCGCTGCAAACCATCGCAAGACACCATGTCATGACAATGTTTGTATGCAAGCGATCTCAGTCAGCCAAGTCTTGGATAATGTGGTTCACCAACTGCAAGAAGCCGATAAAGCAAAAGGCCGACAACCTGAATGA
- a CDS encoding heavy-metal-associated domain-containing protein: protein MFTLKVSGMTCGGCINAVTRAVQSQASAKVQADLATQTVTLATTLSQEQASQLITKAGFPVAQ, encoded by the coding sequence ATGTTCACTCTCAAAGTTTCTGGAATGACCTGTGGCGGCTGTATCAATGCGGTAACGAGGGCAGTTCAGTCTCAAGCCTCTGCCAAGGTGCAGGCGGACCTAGCCACGCAGACGGTGACCCTAGCGACAACGCTCTCTCAGGAGCAGGCAAGCCAGCTTATAACAAAGGCTGGATTTCCGGTTGCCCAATAA
- a CDS encoding DUF3047 domain-containing protein, with protein MSSLITTLALMLAGCSGFGGGPVRNESGQAINIDQLPAQEDLPKFSTESAREGMPNGWHFYRIAPYKKNTVYRLENYQGKTVLSVNAKTSASGLAMKLKPRSANNLWLHWEWKALTAVPEADNAESTRDDAPLRILVAFDGNRSKLSLKDNMTFEMANLISGQEMPYATLMYIWSGKSPINTMITNAHSSRIKMIVVDSG; from the coding sequence ATGTCCTCACTCATTACCACTCTGGCACTCATGCTTGCAGGGTGTTCAGGTTTTGGTGGCGGGCCTGTCCGGAATGAGTCTGGACAGGCAATCAATATAGACCAACTGCCTGCTCAAGAAGATTTGCCAAAATTTTCCACCGAGAGTGCGCGAGAGGGTATGCCTAATGGTTGGCACTTTTACCGAATCGCACCCTATAAAAAGAATACGGTTTATCGCCTAGAAAACTACCAGGGTAAAACCGTGCTCAGTGTAAACGCAAAAACATCTGCCTCAGGTTTAGCCATGAAGTTGAAGCCAAGGTCGGCAAATAACTTATGGTTGCATTGGGAATGGAAAGCATTAACTGCTGTACCAGAGGCTGATAACGCTGAGAGCACTAGAGACGATGCGCCGTTGCGGATATTGGTTGCTTTTGATGGCAACAGATCAAAGCTATCCCTAAAAGATAACATGACATTTGAGATGGCCAATCTAATTAGTGGTCAAGAGATGCCCTATGCCACCTTGATGTACATTTGGTCTGGAAAATCACCAATCAATACGATGATCACCAATGCACATAGCTCGCGCATCAAAATGATTGTGGTGGATTCTGGCTAG
- a CDS encoding glycosyltransferase family 39 protein, translating to MRHQSPSSWAAICIGIAALVHLVLGFAIEFSVDEAHYALYAQHLAWSYFDHPPLVGWIQWPLVALTSSEGIIRIIPEILWIISCTLVYQVTLEIHHYIQGRNAGYLTSALPSANSCGLFAVLAIIVAPMPHVLAIGLLPDTLLAPLSLALMLMALRWLIHDQFTLADWITTGVLLGLAGLSKYTAVFTAFALLFIFISNLRKPSFQTLGFWIALVLALLLISPVLYWNWVNDWISFKYQIAHGAGGVWLWRRLGAYLGLQIVVFGPLLILGTYLFMKHCIHGTKLALIVLLGFFAIPFVVFASLSGGGGLPHWTTPAWFCIAPFAGIGLAKAWLTQHHRIIRILFVIQLALCCIGFDYVLSGGFSSAAIKSNPIADLYGWKLAGQKAAQLTQATKSTGIAVHNWTLGSRAAWYAKPTPVYVLDERQDQFDLWFGQLPRGANIVLVNWSGMLFAPPIRKENEISARSFGRCEPLDSLEVVRFGQILSKFDFSLCSNWQDSDLAK from the coding sequence ATGCGCCATCAATCACCTTCAAGCTGGGCTGCGATCTGCATCGGTATTGCAGCCTTGGTGCATTTGGTATTGGGTTTTGCAATTGAATTTTCGGTTGACGAGGCGCATTACGCCCTATATGCCCAACATCTCGCGTGGAGCTACTTTGACCATCCGCCACTGGTAGGTTGGATTCAGTGGCCGCTGGTGGCACTAACCTCCTCTGAGGGCATCATCCGTATCATCCCAGAGATTTTGTGGATTATTTCTTGTACTTTGGTTTATCAGGTCACCTTGGAGATACACCATTACATTCAAGGACGTAATGCAGGCTATCTAACGAGTGCATTACCTTCAGCAAATTCCTGCGGATTGTTTGCGGTACTTGCCATCATCGTTGCACCTATGCCGCATGTACTGGCAATAGGTTTATTGCCAGACACTTTACTGGCGCCACTCAGCCTAGCATTAATGTTGATGGCGCTTCGTTGGTTGATTCACGATCAATTTACGCTCGCAGATTGGATCACGACAGGTGTGTTATTGGGATTGGCCGGTTTAAGTAAATACACCGCTGTATTTACTGCATTTGCATTACTCTTCATCTTTATCAGCAATCTCCGAAAGCCCTCTTTTCAGACATTGGGGTTTTGGATTGCGTTAGTGCTTGCGCTGTTGTTAATCAGCCCTGTTCTCTATTGGAATTGGGTCAATGATTGGATTTCCTTTAAATACCAAATTGCGCATGGCGCTGGTGGGGTCTGGCTATGGCGTCGTCTTGGTGCATACCTTGGGCTTCAGATTGTGGTCTTTGGCCCTCTATTGATTCTGGGCACCTATCTCTTTATGAAGCACTGCATTCATGGCACTAAGTTGGCATTGATTGTATTGCTGGGATTTTTTGCAATCCCATTTGTAGTGTTCGCTAGCCTTTCTGGTGGTGGCGGTTTACCGCACTGGACTACACCAGCATGGTTTTGCATCGCTCCCTTTGCTGGAATTGGTCTCGCTAAAGCTTGGTTAACCCAACACCATCGCATCATTCGCATATTGTTCGTCATTCAATTAGCGCTCTGTTGTATCGGATTTGATTATGTTCTATCCGGCGGTTTTAGCTCAGCAGCAATCAAATCCAATCCCATCGCTGACCTGTATGGTTGGAAGCTGGCCGGACAGAAAGCGGCGCAGTTAACGCAAGCTACAAAATCAACTGGCATTGCTGTTCATAACTGGACTTTAGGAAGTCGCGCAGCATGGTATGCCAAGCCGACTCCCGTCTATGTATTGGATGAACGACAGGATCAATTTGACCTTTGGTTTGGACAATTGCCTCGTGGGGCAAATATTGTTCTCGTGAATTGGTCAGGCATGCTGTTTGCCCCCCCCATTCGAAAAGAGAATGAGATTAGCGCCAGATCCTTCGGGCGCTGCGAACCACTGGATTCTCTTGAGGTTGTCCGATTTGGTCAAATATTGTCAAAATTTGACTTTAGCCTTTGCAGCAACTGGCAGGACTCTGATTTAGCAAAGTAA
- a CDS encoding heavy metal translocating P-type ATPase: MDSQNAPNSSVFTLDIEGMTCASCVGRVEKALDRIPGVEAASVNLATEQAKVRLKADSDTSIADVIALVQKTGYGAQISNPHGNAPIKSAHSFWGSDDLGRVLLSFALSAPLILPMFLMPFGIHWTLSAKWQIILATPVQFILGWRFYKAGVKSLLAGAGNMNLLVALGTSAAYGLSVYQMIASPHTTHELYFEGSAVIICMVLLGKWLESRAKQQTSEAIRALQKLWPENAKVLDTGAVIGGGAFLERYRELPLDQVFPKDRILVLPGERIPVDGEILFGSSHIDESLLTGESEPVKKMLGAKVIGGSLNGEGLLIIDAQAVGVESVLSQIITLVEDAQTQKAPIQKLVDRVSVIFVPTVIGIALLTGLINWFYLDSASIAILRAVSVLVIACPCALGLATPVAFMAGTGVAARFGILIKDPQVLELAHRLTVVAFDKTGTLTVGKPRVLSFISLTNAADENALLATAAGLQMGSEHPLAKALLDATKFSDAIPIPPSESQALPGIGIASKPSSGPWAGQSLVLQSIASLTNDPNATTISHQAQPLLDQGQTVSVLIHKDAESTPLAIIGFGDDLKSNAKEAITTLHRMRIRTVMLSGDNSAAANRVGQSLGIDEVLGQIMPGDKAQIIRTLQQSWEDGQQYVAMVGDGVNDAPALATADVGMAMSTGTDAAMQASGITLMRGDPTLVADAIDISQRTWKKIGQNLFWAFAFNSTGIPLAALGYLSPMLAGSAMALSSFCVLSNALLLKRWRPSHR, translated from the coding sequence ATGGACAGCCAAAATGCACCGAATTCTTCAGTTTTTACCCTTGATATTGAGGGAATGACCTGCGCCTCCTGCGTTGGGAGGGTCGAAAAAGCATTAGACCGAATTCCTGGGGTTGAAGCTGCCAGCGTGAACTTGGCGACCGAACAAGCTAAAGTGCGCCTCAAGGCAGACTCAGACACTTCCATTGCCGATGTCATCGCCTTGGTTCAGAAAACTGGCTATGGAGCGCAAATCAGCAATCCCCATGGAAATGCTCCAATAAAAAGCGCCCACTCTTTTTGGGGTTCAGATGACTTAGGTCGCGTTTTACTCAGTTTTGCTTTATCAGCCCCACTGATCTTGCCAATGTTCTTGATGCCATTTGGTATTCATTGGACCCTATCTGCTAAATGGCAAATCATTCTGGCTACTCCAGTGCAATTTATTTTGGGATGGCGTTTTTATAAAGCGGGTGTTAAATCATTGCTCGCTGGTGCTGGCAATATGAATTTACTCGTTGCGCTTGGCACGAGTGCCGCCTATGGATTAAGCGTTTACCAAATGATCGCTTCACCGCATACAACACATGAACTGTATTTTGAAGGTTCAGCTGTCATCATTTGCATGGTCTTACTAGGCAAATGGCTTGAATCCAGAGCAAAACAACAAACCAGTGAAGCGATTCGCGCACTGCAAAAGCTTTGGCCAGAAAATGCCAAAGTATTGGATACTGGGGCCGTGATTGGCGGAGGCGCTTTTTTAGAGAGATACCGAGAACTCCCGCTTGATCAAGTATTCCCTAAAGACCGCATCTTGGTTTTGCCGGGGGAGCGCATTCCTGTTGACGGCGAGATTCTTTTTGGCAGCAGCCATATCGATGAGTCCCTCCTCACAGGGGAGAGCGAGCCAGTCAAGAAAATGCTTGGCGCAAAGGTCATCGGCGGATCATTAAATGGTGAAGGCTTATTAATTATTGATGCGCAAGCTGTTGGCGTGGAAAGTGTTCTATCGCAAATCATTACCTTAGTAGAGGATGCGCAAACACAAAAAGCTCCTATCCAGAAATTGGTTGATCGAGTGAGCGTTATTTTTGTACCTACTGTCATTGGAATTGCTTTACTGACAGGTCTCATAAATTGGTTTTATCTCGATTCAGCATCCATCGCTATTTTGCGAGCAGTATCGGTCCTGGTAATTGCGTGCCCCTGTGCCCTGGGTTTAGCGACTCCTGTGGCCTTTATGGCTGGCACTGGCGTGGCAGCCCGCTTTGGTATTCTGATAAAAGATCCCCAAGTACTAGAGTTGGCACATCGCCTAACTGTGGTGGCATTCGATAAAACAGGCACTCTCACGGTTGGCAAGCCAAGAGTACTCTCGTTTATTAGCCTTACCAATGCCGCAGATGAAAACGCCCTATTAGCAACCGCAGCAGGATTACAAATGGGTAGCGAGCACCCCTTGGCCAAAGCGCTATTGGATGCCACTAAATTTTCGGATGCAATCCCGATTCCCCCATCTGAAAGCCAAGCGTTGCCTGGAATCGGCATTGCCAGCAAACCCAGTTCTGGACCGTGGGCTGGGCAGTCACTTGTTTTGCAGAGCATCGCTTCTCTTACCAACGACCCCAATGCAACAACGATCTCACATCAGGCACAACCACTGCTCGATCAAGGGCAAACGGTTTCGGTTTTGATTCACAAAGATGCAGAATCAACACCACTCGCAATCATTGGATTCGGCGACGATCTCAAGTCCAACGCTAAAGAGGCCATCACTACCTTGCATCGTATGCGTATTCGAACGGTGATGCTATCGGGCGACAACTCTGCTGCCGCAAACCGTGTTGGTCAATCACTTGGAATTGATGAAGTCCTTGGTCAAATCATGCCAGGTGATAAAGCGCAAATTATTCGGACACTTCAACAGTCTTGGGAAGATGGTCAGCAATACGTTGCCATGGTGGGTGATGGCGTCAACGATGCTCCCGCCTTAGCAACAGCAGATGTGGGGATGGCAATGTCCACTGGAACGGATGCCGCGATGCAAGCCTCTGGCATCACCCTGATGCGCGGGGACCCCACTCTAGTAGCGGATGCGATTGATATCTCTCAGCGCACGTGGAAGAAAATCGGGCAGAACCTCTTCTGGGCGTTTGCATTTAATTCAACAGGAATTCCGCTCGCTGCCTTAGGCTATCTCTCACCCATGCTTGCAGGCAGCGCCATGGCACTCTCGAGCTTTTGCGTGCTCAGTAATGCGCTATTACTAAAACGTTGGCGACCATCACATCGCTGA
- a CDS encoding lysylphosphatidylglycerol synthase transmembrane domain-containing protein, with the protein MNSLPQSTPKTPSEWKLLLKRAWPTIRILLSIALLWKATSGIDWHTLLDSQIKMEPIWLIAAALAISCAFICGGLRWGFLMRSVGFQGILKNYVSLYFAGGLINQGLPSTLGGDSYRAITATYLTNTGNLSGTKELDEVLHHSVDLEHANPKLRLSFAMVLVDRLLGLAGNNLLGGLGLILGGATLAAWGQELGYAVMGIMIFAGLMLALVLAWAPTRQFLERLLERLRMNNALPGIRLAFSWPINVAQAVFAIAIHGFVILAFGFCLRAYGAEAPISSLMIGLPALSLLLMLPISISGWGLREATLSSVLALWGVNPSLTVLASISYGAITVISVLPGAYFLLKRK; encoded by the coding sequence ATGAATTCTTTACCCCAATCCACCCCCAAAACCCCATCTGAGTGGAAATTACTGCTGAAGCGGGCTTGGCCCACCATCCGCATTTTGCTGTCGATTGCCCTTTTATGGAAAGCGACGAGTGGAATTGATTGGCATACCTTATTAGATTCGCAAATTAAAATGGAGCCGATATGGTTAATTGCAGCTGCACTAGCAATTTCCTGTGCATTCATTTGTGGCGGTTTGCGTTGGGGATTTTTGATGCGTAGTGTTGGTTTTCAAGGAATCCTCAAAAATTATGTCTCCCTCTATTTTGCTGGTGGACTCATTAATCAAGGTTTACCAAGCACACTGGGTGGCGATAGCTATCGTGCTATTACCGCTACCTACCTCACCAATACCGGTAATTTAAGTGGCACTAAAGAGTTAGATGAAGTGTTACACCATTCAGTAGATTTAGAGCATGCCAATCCAAAGTTACGACTAAGTTTTGCTATGGTTTTGGTGGATCGGCTACTCGGCTTAGCAGGCAATAATTTATTAGGTGGTTTAGGACTGATTCTTGGTGGCGCAACCCTAGCAGCCTGGGGCCAGGAGTTAGGGTATGCGGTCATGGGTATTATGATTTTTGCTGGCTTAATGCTTGCTCTTGTTCTAGCATGGGCTCCAACGCGACAATTCTTGGAGCGACTCCTTGAGCGCTTAAGGATGAACAATGCATTACCTGGAATTCGTCTGGCATTCTCTTGGCCGATCAATGTTGCGCAAGCAGTATTTGCGATCGCCATCCATGGCTTTGTTATTTTGGCCTTTGGCTTTTGTCTGAGAGCGTATGGTGCAGAAGCTCCAATCTCTAGCCTCATGATTGGTTTGCCAGCATTAAGTCTTCTATTAATGCTGCCAATTAGTATTTCGGGATGGGGCTTGCGTGAAGCAACCCTCTCCTCTGTCTTGGCCTTATGGGGTGTTAATCCCTCTTTGACGGTATTGGCGTCCATTAGTTATGGCGCAATCACGGTCATCTCGGTACTGCCTGGCGCTTACTTTTTACTGAAACGAAAATAA
- a CDS encoding DUF3047 domain-containing protein gives MPGDVIGIALLTDTDNTKSEMHAFYGDIELVRKNPK, from the coding sequence ATGCCAGGTGATGTGATTGGCATTGCGTTACTCACGGATACAGACAATACGAAGTCGGAGATGCACGCCTTTTATGGCGATATCGAGTTAGTGCGCAAGAATCCAAAATAG
- a CDS encoding DUF3305 domain-containing protein has translation MRFAVLMRKQHLDNPWVSYRWVPHEVLPDFGQFITTSSNAITGQFLGRDAEGESWLFTGFELNLFLDEAEGYYLNVSATKPSWFVMWRLEEDIDCYIDAESLELAKAESTIAVPHRICVSYNEAARLLDGGESVDAVPMSDNHTTWLQEYVDEHYRPEPKKRHKPASFKGAECPAGERWQTDS, from the coding sequence ATGCGCTTTGCGGTATTGATGCGTAAACAGCACCTCGATAATCCTTGGGTCTCCTATCGATGGGTACCTCATGAGGTGTTGCCGGATTTTGGACAATTTATCACCACATCCTCTAATGCTATTACTGGCCAATTTCTGGGTCGAGATGCTGAAGGAGAGTCTTGGTTGTTTACCGGTTTTGAGCTCAATCTTTTTTTGGATGAGGCCGAGGGCTATTACCTTAATGTGTCTGCAACAAAACCATCTTGGTTTGTGATGTGGCGTCTCGAGGAAGATATCGATTGTTACATTGACGCAGAGTCCTTGGAGTTAGCCAAAGCTGAATCCACGATTGCCGTGCCCCATCGCATCTGCGTTAGCTATAACGAGGCTGCCCGCTTGCTCGATGGTGGCGAGTCAGTCGATGCCGTGCCAATGAGTGATAACCATACCACTTGGTTGCAAGAGTATGTCGACGAGCACTATCGACCTGAGCCCAAGAAACGTCATAAGCCTGCATCGTTTAAAGGTGCTGAGTGTCCAGCGGGGGAACGATGGCAGACGGATTCTTAA